A single region of the Anomaloglossus baeobatrachus isolate aAnoBae1 chromosome 2, aAnoBae1.hap1, whole genome shotgun sequence genome encodes:
- the RELT gene encoding tumor necrosis factor receptor superfamily member 19L, with translation MRALCGALVCCLLTLQIWEGICQECKIAEYLDADDNCVPCRQCPRGQEPDGVCGFGTGGGVGCRVCGPGTFSSRNGMSPCVMHTQCDKKKRIQLRAGTARSDTMCGECLPRYFPLVPNTANPCVACWLAPPDTVGCEGQRTLRNRSTRTLQAPNNLEQKVTQNGTRKGVPEDSGTQYAVLAIVPVFCIMGLTGILLCNLLKKKGYRCTSQKVEEEAEPAPEKDSNIMLEENGNEDTIGVLVRLITEKKENAVALEELLKEYQNMQTSAMGNKSPQNKPHLLPQMPNLCKHQHHLHTVQGPASRTSCTRCSQKKWPEVISPPQSVVAPANNGRNARTSAKAAVGEITILSVGRFRVARIPEQKPNPPEMKALSDLCVRDASCLPQNDMPEQRVLLSNTVRAKNRSLEDTSKLEDVI, from the exons CTTCAGATCTGGGAGGGGATCTGTCAGGAGTGCAAGATCGCAGAGTATCTCGACGCCGATGACAACTGTGTGCCTTGTAGACAATGCCCCCGGGGGCAGGAGCCAGACGGG GTTTGCGGCTTTGGAACGGGCGGTGGTGTTGGATGCCGGGTGTGTGGCCCCGGGACGTTCTCGAGTCGTAACGGTATGTCGCCCTGTGTTATGCACACACAATGCGATAAGAAGAAACGGATCCAGCTGAGAGCGGGCACGGCCCGTTCCGACACGATGTGCGGAGAATGCCTGCCTAG GTATTTTCCTCTGGTGCCTAATACTGCAAACCCTTGTGTGGCGTGCTGGCTGGCACCCCCAGACACGGTGGGATGTGAAG gtCAAAGAACACTAAGAAACCGCTCTACAAGAACATTACAGGCCCCCAACAATCTAGAGCAAAAGGTCACTCAAAACGGCACCCGGAAAGGTGTCCCGGAGGACTCCGGAACGCAGTACGCGGTGCTGGCTATAGTCCCAGTCTTCTGCATAATGGGACTGACTGGTATATTATTGTGCAATCTTCTAAAAAAGAAGGGCTATCGCTGCACGTCTCAGAAGGTGGAAGAAGAGGCAGAGCCGGCTCCCGAGAAAGACA GTAACATCATGTTGGAGGAGAATGGGAATGAAGACACCATCGGGGTCCTTGTGCGTCTGATCACCGAGAAGAAAG AAAACGCTGTTGCTTTGGAAGAACTCCTGAAGGAATATCAAAACATGCAGACGTCTGCAATGGGGAACAAGTCTCCTCAAAA TAAGCCTCACCTTCTGCCCCAGATGCCGAACCTCTGCAAACACCAACATCACCTGCACACGGTCCAGGGCCCGGCCTCGCGCACCAGCTGCACTCGCTGCAGCCAGAAGAAGTGGCCCGAGGTCATATCCCCTCCGCAGTCAGTGGTGGCTCCCGCCAACAATGGAAGAAATGCCAGAACCTCCGCTAAGGCTGCCGTAGGAGAGATCACCATCCTCTCGGTGGGCAG GTTCCGTGTTGCCCGTATACCGGAGCAAAAGCCAAATCCCCCAGAAATGAAGGCACTTTCTGACCTCTGTGTCAGGGACGCCTCGTGTCTGCCTCAAAATGACATGCCGGAGCAAAGGGTGCTGCTGTCCAACACGGTGAGGGCCAAGAACCGGAGCCTAGAAGATACCAGCAAGTTGGAG GACGTTATCTGA